A section of the Leminorella richardii genome encodes:
- the tsaA gene encoding tRNA (N6-threonylcarbamoyladenosine(37)-N6)-methyltransferase TrmO, protein MAPLSLTPIGVIRSPYKEKFAVPRQPGLVEDGTGELHLLPPYAQAEAVRGLEQFSHIWILFIFHQTKDGGWRPTVRPPRLGGNARMGVFATRSTFRPNPIGMSLVELRGVRQQEGRVILELGSLDLVDGTPVVDIKPYLPFAESLPHAHAGFAQEAPQADMPVRFSPDAQQVLQRETQRYPHLERFITQVLAQDPRPAYRQKDREAREFAVHLLDFNVRWRVENGETCVVALDKR, encoded by the coding sequence ATGGCGCCTCTGTCGCTGACGCCAATCGGCGTCATCCGCTCGCCCTATAAAGAAAAATTCGCCGTTCCTCGCCAGCCCGGGCTGGTAGAGGACGGTACCGGCGAACTGCACCTTCTGCCGCCTTACGCACAGGCCGAGGCGGTACGAGGCCTAGAGCAGTTTAGCCACATCTGGATCCTGTTTATTTTTCACCAGACAAAAGACGGTGGCTGGCGGCCAACGGTTCGCCCTCCCAGACTGGGTGGAAATGCCCGCATGGGCGTCTTTGCCACCCGTTCAACCTTCCGCCCCAATCCTATCGGAATGTCGCTGGTTGAACTTAGAGGCGTACGCCAGCAGGAAGGAAGAGTTATCCTTGAGCTTGGCAGCCTCGATCTGGTTGACGGTACGCCCGTCGTGGACATCAAGCCCTACCTTCCCTTTGCAGAAAGCCTGCCTCACGCCCACGCAGGTTTTGCTCAAGAGGCTCCACAGGCCGATATGCCAGTTCGTTTTTCACCCGACGCTCAACAGGTTCTACAGCGAGAAACCCAGCGATACCCGCATCTTGAGCGATTTATCACTCAGGTTCTGGCACAGGATCCCCGCCCGGCCTATCGTCAGAAAGATCGGGAAGCGCGGGAATTCGCCGTCCATCTGTTGGACTTCAACGTACGCTGGCGGGTTGAAAACGGTGAAACCTGCGTCGTCGCCCTTGATAAAAGATAG
- the proS gene encoding proline--tRNA ligase encodes MRTSQYLLSTLKETPADAEVISHQLMLRAGMIRKLASGLYTWLPTGLRVLNKVEAIVREEMNNAGAIEVSMPVVQPADLWQESGRWEQYGPELLRFVDRGERPFVLGPTHEEVITDLVRNEISSYKQLPLNFYQIQTKFRDEVRPRFGVMRSREFIMKDAYSFHTTQESLQVTYDKMYDAYSKIFTRMGLDFRPVLADTGSIGGSSSHEFQVLAGSGEDDIVFSTGSDYAANIELAEAVAPSAPRAEPAEEMRLVDTPNAKTIAELVEQFNLPVEKTVKTLIVHAAEESGHQLIALLVRGDHELNEVKAQNLPQVASPLEFAGEEEIRAAIGAGPGSLGPVNMPLPIIVDRSVAAMSDFGAGANVDGKHYFGINWQRDLPLPTVADIRNVVVGDASPDGKGTLLIKRGIEVGHIFQLGTKYSEAMKATVQGEDGRNITMTMGCYGIGVTRVVAASIEQNHDERGIIWPDAIAPFEVVIIPMNMHKSFRVQEVAESLYNTLKANGVDVLLDDRKERPGVMFADMELIGVPHTVVIGDRNLDNNELEYKNRRVGEKQMIKSDDIVSFLLSQIKRA; translated from the coding sequence ATGCGCACTAGTCAATACCTGCTCTCTACACTGAAAGAGACACCTGCCGACGCAGAAGTTATCAGCCACCAGCTTATGCTGCGCGCTGGGATGATCCGCAAACTGGCCTCTGGCCTGTACACCTGGCTGCCTACCGGCCTACGCGTTCTGAATAAGGTGGAAGCCATCGTTCGCGAAGAGATGAACAACGCCGGCGCCATCGAAGTTTCGATGCCGGTCGTTCAACCGGCAGATCTGTGGCAGGAGAGCGGGCGCTGGGAGCAGTATGGACCTGAGCTTCTGCGCTTTGTCGATCGCGGCGAGCGCCCTTTTGTACTTGGGCCGACTCACGAAGAGGTGATCACCGATCTGGTGCGCAATGAAATCAGCTCCTATAAGCAGCTACCGCTGAACTTTTATCAAATCCAGACCAAGTTCCGCGACGAAGTGCGCCCTCGCTTTGGCGTCATGCGCTCTCGTGAGTTCATCATGAAGGATGCCTACTCCTTCCACACCACTCAGGAATCGCTACAGGTCACCTACGACAAGATGTACGACGCCTACAGCAAGATCTTCACCCGCATGGGTCTGGACTTCCGCCCAGTGTTGGCGGATACGGGCTCTATCGGCGGTAGTTCTTCTCACGAGTTTCAGGTACTGGCCGGCAGCGGTGAAGACGACATCGTGTTTTCCACCGGCTCCGACTACGCCGCCAACATCGAGCTGGCCGAAGCGGTCGCGCCTAGCGCCCCTCGCGCCGAGCCTGCGGAAGAAATGCGCTTGGTTGATACACCGAATGCCAAAACCATCGCCGAGCTGGTTGAACAGTTCAACCTGCCGGTAGAAAAAACCGTAAAAACCCTGATCGTCCACGCGGCTGAAGAGAGCGGCCATCAGCTTATCGCTCTGCTCGTTCGCGGCGATCACGAGCTGAACGAAGTTAAAGCCCAGAACCTGCCGCAGGTGGCAAGCCCTCTGGAATTCGCCGGGGAAGAAGAGATCCGCGCAGCCATTGGCGCGGGCCCTGGTTCACTTGGCCCGGTTAATATGCCGCTACCGATTATTGTTGACCGCTCCGTCGCGGCCATGAGCGACTTTGGCGCCGGCGCTAACGTTGACGGTAAACACTACTTCGGCATCAACTGGCAGCGCGATCTGCCGCTGCCTACCGTTGCCGATATCCGCAACGTCGTCGTTGGCGACGCCAGCCCTGACGGCAAAGGCACGCTGCTTATCAAGCGCGGTATCGAAGTGGGTCACATCTTCCAACTGGGTACCAAATACTCAGAAGCGATGAAGGCTACGGTTCAGGGCGAAGACGGCCGCAACATTACTATGACCATGGGCTGTTACGGCATTGGAGTGACTCGCGTTGTCGCGGCGTCTATTGAGCAAAATCACGACGAGCGCGGCATCATTTGGCCTGACGCCATCGCACCGTTCGAAGTGGTTATCATCCCAATGAACATGCACAAGTCCTTCCGCGTGCAGGAAGTAGCAGAGTCACTGTACAACACCCTGAAAGCCAACGGTGTTGACGTTCTGCTGGACGACCGTAAAGAGCGCCCGGGCGTAATGTTCGCTGATATGGAGCTGATCGGGGTTCCTCATACTGTCGTTATCGGCGATCGCAACCTCGATAACAACGAGCTGGAATACAAGAACCGCCGCGTTGGTGAAAAGCAGATGATCAAGAGCGACGACATCGTCTCCTTCCTGCTTTCTCAGATTAAGCGAGCTTAA